In Aptenodytes patagonicus chromosome 32, bAptPat1.pri.cur, whole genome shotgun sequence, the sequence ccctttgccccccccccccccccgcacccatgGGTGCCACATAGAGCCCTCCCATGCCTAGCATTGCCCCACAGTCTCtacagcacccatgggtgccccacagacaccccccccatACTTAGCATTGCTCCGTAGCTCCTCCTGCACCCGCAGACGCCccgtagccccccccccccgcacccatgggtgccccatatccccccccaTGCCCAGGGTTCCCCCATAACCCCTACCCCCATGGGACCCCCGCGCCCAGCATTACCCCATagccccccccccgcacccatgggtgcccaccgGGCACCCTCACCTGCTGGTCCGGCTGCATCTTGCGCCCCACCAGGCGGAAGGCGTTGGCGCCGGGGTGGTGGTAGAGCTGGACACAGCTGACGGTctggggacccccccccgccgccacccACTGCTTGTGGGTGTCGTCGTAGAGCAGCACCGCTGCCCGGGCGCTGCACAGCACCATctcactgcggggggggggcaaCGCTGGGTGGGCAcccacacccccaccccggtATGGGCATCTCCCCACGGGGTGGGACCCCCTGGCGTGGGCACCCCCCCCCCACAGGGCGTGACCCTCTGGGTGCAGGACCCCCCAGCAtggtcacccccccccccccccgggtgcagGGGCTGCTGGTACGGGGATCTGGGGACCCCCGGGGTGCCGGACCCCCCAGCTCGGGGACACCCTGGGTGTGGGACCCCCCCCTTTACAGGGACCCCTCGGGTTTGGGACCCCCTGGGTGCGGGGCCCTCCTGGGTGGGGATACCCCTCCACACATGGGTAAACCCTGGGCGGCAGGGACCCCAAGGTTGGGGACCCCCACGTGCGGGGACCCTCTGGCGTGGGGGAGACCCCAGGACCGGGCATGGGGCACCCCAATACGTGAGGCACCCCCAGGACCAGCCGTGGGGCAACCCACggggcgctgcccccccccccccccccccgagcaccCAAACCACAAGCGCACCCCAacacccccccggccccccctttttccttcctcttctccacgGGGAACCCAGGCGTCCGGGCCCTGCCCCTCCCCCATTTCCTTAGGGTGCGGAGAGGACCCGGGCGTCCGAGCGctgcccctccccctccccgggacatccgggtgggggggtgggggtgggtagGGGGGGGCCTGTGTTTATGTAGGACCGACCTGAACACCCCCACGGGGAAActgaggcggcggggggggggggggggggcagcacccgtGGGGAGGGGTGCCCACGGGCCGGGTGTCCCGctgtcacacacacaaacaccccccGGGTCCCACCCATCACCGGGGCGGCTCCCGGTGCCCCCAGTGCCAGCGCCCGGTGCTTCCCGGTGCCCGCTCCCGGTGCTTCCCGGTGCCCCCAGTGCCCGCTCCCGGTGCTTCCCGGTGCCCGCTCCCGGTGCTTCCCGGTGCCCCCGGtgcccgctccccctgccccccactgCCAGCGCCCGGTGCTTCCCGGTGCCCGCTCCCGGTGCTTCCCGGTGCCCGCTCCCGGTGCTTCCCGGTGCCCCCAGTGCCCGCTCCCGGTGCTTCCCGGtgcccgctccccctgccccccactgCCAGCGCCCGGTGCTTCCGGTGCCCGCGCCCGGTGCTTCCCGGTGCTTCCCGGTGCCCCAGTGCCAGCGCCCGGTGCTTCCCGGTGCCCGCGCCCGGTGCTTCCCGGTGTCCCCGGTGccagctcccctgccccccaCTGCCAGCTCCCGGTGCTTCCCGGTGCCCGCTCCCGGTGCTTCCCGGTGCCCCCAGTGCCCGCTCCCGGTGCTTCCCGGTGCCCGCTCCCGGTGCTTCCTGGTGCCCCCAGTGCCCGCTCCCGGTGCTTCCCGGTGCCCCCAGAGCCAGCCTCCGGTGCCCCCCAGTGCCAGCCCCCGGTGCCAGCTCCCGGTGCATTCCCGATACTCCCAGTGCTCCCGGTACCAGTTCCCGGTGCTCCCCGGTTCTCCCAGTGCCCCCGGTGCAAACTCCCAGTGTCAGTTCCTGGTAATTCCCGGTGCTCCCGGTGCCAGGTcccggtgctccccagggctcccgGTGCTTTGCGGtacccccagtgctcccggtACCCTCCGGTGCCAGTTCCCGGTGCTGCCCAGCGTCCCCAGCGCCAGCTTCCAGTATTCCCGGTGCTCCCCGGTGCCCCACTGCCCAATATTcccggtgccccccgccccggccgctcACCTCATGCTGGCAGCGGCGGCGACGcgctggggccgggccgggcccttccggtggcggcggcggggggggggggggaaggaccgGCCGGTCCCGGCCCGCGGccacgccccgctccgcccccccccccgcgaggCTCCTCCCCTCCCGGTAACGGCGGCGGAGTGGTCCCCGCCTTCTTAAAAGGGCAACGGCTCCGGGTGAGCCGCACCGAGGAGGGGCGGGTGCCCGGTAcccccagtgccctcccagtcgtcgtcccccgcccccccccccccccccccagtgtccACCCGGTGTCCCCCAAAACTCTCCAGTTCCGGGGACTGGGGGCTCCGGGAGGTACCGGGGGCTCCGGGACGTACCGGGGGGGCTCTGGGAGGTACCGGGGGGCTCTGGGAGGTACCGGGGGCCTCCGGGAGGTACCGGGGGGGCtctgggaggggactgggggctCTGGGAGGTACCGGGGGGCTCCGGGAGgggactgggggcactgggagatACCGGGGGGCTCTGGGAGGGCAATGGGGGGCTCTGAGGCcatactgggggcactgggaggtcaGGAGGGGGGCCCTGGGGAGCACGGGGGGGCTCCGGGAGGGTGCTGGGGGACTTTGACAGGTACTGGGCGGCACTGGGgcatactgggggggggggcttgaaGGTACTGGGAGGGCTCTGGGGGGTCCTGGGGACTCCGGGGGGTACGGGGGTGCTCCGGCGCCCGGTGCCAGATCCCAGTGCCCCGGTGCCCGGTATCCGGTGCCGGTGCCTGGTGTCGGTGCCCGGTTCCCGGCTCTCCGGTGCGGCCCCGCCCCgagccccgcccgccgccgccccgccccgccccccccgccgccgccgccgccgccgccgccgccgccgccgccctttgtccgccgccgccgccgccgcgggccccgCCATGGCGCCGCGGTGatgcgcggcggggccggcccgggggcaACGGGGCCGAGGGCAACCGGGAGCCCCATGCGGGGGCCGCCGCCATGGGGCAGGTCCTGGGCTTCGCCCACTGCAGTACGCACCGGCACCGGGGaccggggaggggcggcggcaCCGGGAGGGGCCGGGGATGGAGGCGCCGGGGATGAGGGAACCGGGATGGGGGTGCCGGAGACGGGGCGCTGGGAGGGGCCGGGGATGGAGGCACCGGGGATGGCAGCACCGGGGGTGGAGACACCGGGGACGGGGAACAGGGAGGGTCCGGGACGGAGGTATCCGGGGCGGCGGCACCGGGAGGGGCCGGGGATGGAGGCACCGGGGATGGGGCACCGGGGATGGCCGGGGATGAGGGAACCGGGATGAGGGTACCGGAGATGGGGCGCTGGGAGGGGCCGGGGATGGAGGCACCGGGGATGGGGTTACTGGGGAAGGAGGCACCGGGAGCGGCTGGGGAGGGGGGTACCGGAGATGGGGGCACCGGGGATGGGGGCACCGGGATGGGGGCACCGGGGATGGGGGCACCGGGAGGGACTGGGGACGGAGGCACGGGGGTGGAGGCACCGGGAGTGGCCGCGGATGGGGGCACCGGGGATGAGGGAACCGGGATGGAGGGACCGGGGATGGGGGCACCGGGAGCGGCTGGGGATGGGGGAACCGGGGATGAGGGCACCGGAGATGGGGGTACGAGGAGggaccagggatggggacaccggGGATGCGGGTACCGGGAGTGGCTGGAGATGGGGGTACCCGGGATGGGGCCCCGGGAGAGTCCGGGGATGGAGGCACCAGGAGTAGCGGGGGGCAGGGACACAGGGGACGGGGCACCGGGGCAGGGCGTGTCCGGGGAGGGTAACGGGGGCGGGGGGCATAGGGACTGGGAGGGTAGGAGCAGGTTTGGGGGAGCACCGTGCACTGGGGGGACCCGAgtcctgcgggggggggggggggggcacgctcccccagcccctctgcccccctccAGAAGAGGCTCCATCCACGGCCTCCACCACGCCGGACTCCACGGAGGGTGAGCAGGGCCGAGCTCCCCCCCATTTTGGGGTGCaactttggggaggggggggacatgAGGGTGCCCCGACCCCCCCCTTGATCCtcccaaatcccccccccccccaaggtggCAATGAGGAGTCGGATTTCCCCGAGCTGCAGGTGGCACCGGAGCCCcccgaggaggaagaggaggatgaggacgaAGATGGGGCgacggcggcggggggggggaccccggggacccccccgggagCTCACCTTCTCCTACATTGCCTTtaggggggggggtccccccaaTGAGCCGGGACCCCGCTGTCGCCGAGACTCCCGTCGGGGACGCCCCCCCCGCCTGAGCTCGGGGCCCCCCCCGGGGTCCCCCCGGGGGCCGGACTCCCGCTTGGCTGCCAGGCCCCCCCCCAAGCGTCCCGAGGAGCCCCCGGCCCCTCCTGAGGGGCAGCCGGAGGTGGGGGGGGCCCTGCCAGAGCTGGGGGGgtcctgaggctgaggagaccccgATGAGCCTGGGTATGGGGGGGTCatggggggggggctcggggtgATGgaggtcccggggggggggggggggcagttcgGCGTGATGGGAGTCGCTGAAGGGCAGCTCGGGGCCATGGACGGGGTGTCCCGGgcaccctggggggggggctgggggtcacGGGGGGTTCGCAGAGTACCCAAGGGGTGGCTGGGGGCCACGGGGGGGGGGTCCCGAGGGGGTCTCCGTGCAACGGGGGTTCCCGGGGGGGCTCGGACCCATGTGGGTCCTGGGACACTGCTGCGGGCCCCCCCCGCAGGCCCCTgaccccccactcccccccccccccctttccccgcagcagcagcgcccgcgggccccgccccgcccgcaggGGGcgccccgcgccctccccccccgcgccccccccagGCCCCTCCCCAATCCCGGAGCCGCCCCCGGGCCCCTCCCGGCCAATCACCGAGCCCGCCGGGAGCCGATGTCCTGGGTGAGCGGCCAATCAGGGCCTCGGGGCactgcgcggggggggggggggcacccaggcgTCCGGTTGCAGGGTGGGACCCCGGCGTCCGCGCGGGGATTGGCGGCTAAAAATAGGGgtgatccccccccccaaagccgtgtcgtccccccccagcagcacccgcGGGAGCCATGGAGGGCCAAGGTTGGGTGCGGGgggcgccccggggggggggcaccccggggtgggggggggggtgctccCCTTCCCGGCACCTGGGGCTGTCACTCGGGGTGGGgacagctgggtgctggggggggaggggggggcatgGGGGCTCTGGAGCACCCAGGGAGCTCTGGAAGAGGGATACTGGGAGGCgctggggggctcggggggatactggggggggggggcactgggggaggcACTGCGGGGACGCTGGGGAGCAcccggggggctcgggggggggtactgggaggcactggggagcactgggggggctctgggagcgCTAGAGGGGCCCTGGGGGACTGGAGGGGATACTGGGGGGGGGCCCTGGAGAAGgcagtggggggcactgggagcactggagggGCTCTGGAGGGGgtactgggaggcactggggggtctgggggggggcactgggagcactggagggGCTCTGGAGGGGgtactgggaggcactgggggtctggggggggcactgggagcactagaGGGGCTCTGGAGGGGgtactgggaggcactggggggtctggggggggtaCTGGGAGCACTAGAGGAGCCCTGGGGGACTGGAGGggatactgggggggggggccctggagaaggcactggggggcactgggagcactggagggGCTCTGGAGGGGgtactgggaggcactggggggtctgggggggtACTGGGAGCACGGGGTGGCACCGGGAGCCCTGGGCGCAGCGCGGTGTCCCCGCAGTGTGGGAGCTGCTGTACTGGCGGGCGCCGGGGCGGTCGGCGCTGGCGCTGGTGGGGACGctgggcaccctggggtgccTGGCGCGGTTCAGCGCCGTCAGCGTGGGTGCCTACGGGGCGCTGGCCGTGCTGGGCATCACCTTGCCCCTGCGCCTGCACCGCGCCGCCCTGCGGGCGCTGCGCCGGCACCCGCCCGAGCAGCCCTGCCGGTGAGTGCCACGCTGGGGACCCTCACGGGGCCGTCACCATCACCCTCCCGGTGCCATCCCCTGCCTGTCACCATCCCCACGGCGTGGGGTGGCACCGCCGTCCCTGTGGCACAGGGTGCCCATGCCGTCCCTGTCCCTGTGGGGTGGCCCTGCCGTCCCTGTCCCCTCgccctgggtggccctgctgtccctgtccccatggcatGGGGTGGCCCTGTCATCCCTGTCCCCACGGCATGAGATGTCCacgccatccctgtccccatcccagagTGTTCCTGCCATCCCTATCCCCACGGCACGAggtgtccctgctgtccctgtcTCCATGGCATGGGGTGGCCctgccatccctgtcccctcgcCCTGGATGGCCCTGATGTCCCTGTCCCTATGGCATGGGGGTGGCCCTCTCATCCCTGTCCCCTCGCCCTGGGTGGCCctgatgtccctgtccccatggcatGGGGTGGCCctgccatccctgtcccctcgcCCTGGGTGGCCctgatgtccctgtccccatggcatGGGGTGGCCCTGTCATCCCTGTCCCCTCGCCCTGGGTGGCCctgatgtccctgtccccatggcatGGGGTGGCCCTGTCATCCCTGTCCCCTCGCCCTGGGTGGCCctgatgtccctgtccccatggcatGGGGTGGCCCTGTCATCCCTGTCCCCTCGCCCTGGGTGGCCctgatgtccctgtccccatggcatGGGGTGGCCCTCTCATCCCTGTCCCCTCgccctgggtggccctgctgtccctgtccccatggcatGGGGTGGCCCTGTCATCCCTGTCCCCTCGCCCTGGGTGGCCctgatgtccctgtccccatggcatGGGGTGGCCctgccatccctgtcccctcgccctgggtggccctgctgtccctgtccccacggcATGAGGTGGccctgctgtccctgtccccatgtcatGGGGTGTCCttgccatccctgtccccatcccatggggTGTCCCTGCCGTACCCATCCCATGACAGGGGGTGTCCCTGcggtccccatccccaccccatgGCATGTCCCTGCTAACCCCTCACCACGGGCTGTCCCTGCCATCCCCGTCCCtgcagctgtccctgctgtccctgtgGTCCCCCTCCCCGCCCATCTGTCCCCGTCCCCTTGCAGGGCGCAGCCGGAGGGAGCCGTGGGGCTGAGCCCCGAGGAGCAGCAGCGCTGGGCCCGGCGCCTGGCCCGGCACCTCACCGCCGCCACCCGCACCCTCGCCCGCCTCTTCCTCGTCCACAGCCTCCCCGAGTCCCTCAAGGTGACCGTCAccctgtgcggggggggggggggacgggacatgggggacatggggagcATTGAGTGCATGGGGGACACTGGGGGTATGGGGACTTGGGGGGCATGGAGGCACTGGGGGCGTGGGGGACAATGGAGGACAATGAGGGcatgggggcactgggggcatgGGGGGCATTGGGGACACCAGGGGcatgggggatgtgggggacacagggggcactgggggcatGGGGGGCATTGGGGACACCAGGGGcatgggggatgtgggggacaCGGGGCATGGGGGGCATTGGGGACACCAGGGGcatgggggatgtgggggacaCAGGGGGCACCGGGGGCATGGGGGGCATTGGGGACACCAGGGGcatgggggatgtgggggacatTGGGGGCacaggggacatgggggacatggagGACACTGGGGGCATGGGGGCACCGGGGCACAGGGGTACGGAGGACACTgagggacagggggacatggggtgCCCCACAGGCACAAGGGCACGGGGGGTACTGGGGACACGGGGCACGAGGACGCTGGTGGCATGGGGGTCACCCGAGGCGAGGGTGACGTGACGCCCGACTCTGGCCGCAGTTCGCCTTCTTGTTCTACCTGCTGACCTACGTGGGGGCCGTCTGCAACGGGCTGACGCTGCTGGGAGCAGGTACGgcacggggacagggacggggacgggatggcacagggatgggaacagggacggcatggggacggggacgggatggcacagggatgggaacagggacggcacggggacggggacggggacgggatggcacagggatgggaacagggacggcacggggatggggacgggatggcacagggatgggaacagggacggcacggggacggggaggggatggcacagggatgggaacagggacggcacggggacggggacaggatgGCACAGGGATGGAACAGGGACAGcacggggacgggggacggggaggggatggcacagggatgggaacagggacggcacggggacggggaggggatggcacagggatgggaacagggacggcacggggacggggacggggaggggatggcacagggatgggaacagggacggcacggggacggggaggggatggcacagggatgggaacagggacggcacggggacggggacggggaggggatggcacagggatgggaacagggacggcacggggacggggaggggatggcacagggatgggaacagggacggcacggggacggggaggggatggcacagggatgggaacagggacggcacggggacggggacgggatggcacagggatgggaacagggacggcacggggacggggacgggatggcacagggatggcacggggacggggaggggatggcacagggatgggaacagggacggcacggggacggggaggggatggcacagggatggAACAGGGAcggcacggggacggggacgggatggcacagggatggcacggggacggggacgggatggcacagggatgggaacagggacggcacggggacggggacgggatggcacagggatgggaacagggacggcacggggacggggaggggatggcacaggggatgggaacagggacggcacgggggacggggacggggaggggatggcacagggatgggaacagggacggcacggggacggggacggggaggggatggcacagggatgggaacaggacggcacggggacggggaggggatggcacagggatggcacggggatggggacgggatggggacaCGGAACGGGaacaggggatggggacagagcaTTGGCATGGGAGACAAGGGACAGGGGATAGGGACAAGGACGTGGGATGGGGATAGGACAGGGGATGGGCATGTGGtatggggacagggacgtgggATGGGGACGAGACAGGAGatggggcatggggacagggacacgggatAGGGCACAGGGGATGGaggatgggacagggatggggcatggggacagggacacgggagAGGGATGGGAGATAAGGGACATGGgatgggcatggggacagggacatgggatggggacaggggcacAGGACAGGGACGGGatggggcatggggacaggggacagagcacaggggatgggggacggagcacaggggatggggacagggcacAGGGATGGGGCCTGCGGACAGGCACAGGGACACTggctggcatggggacaggggacaTGGTGTGAATATGGCTGGGGGACAAGGGGGCAGGTGTAGGGGACAAGAGT encodes:
- the LOC143171825 gene encoding reticulon-2-like — encoded protein: MGQVLGFAHCKEAPSTASTTPDSTEGGNEESDFPELQVAPEPPEEEEEDEDEDGATAAGGGTPGTPPGAHLLLHCL
- the LOC143171826 gene encoding reticulon-2-like, giving the protein MEGQVWELLYWRAPGRSALALVGTLGTLGCLARFSAVSVGAYGALAVLGITLPLRLHRAALRALRRHPPEQPCRAQPEGAVGLSPEEQQRWARRLARHLTAATRTLARLFLVHSLPESLKFAFLFYLLTYVGAVCNGLTLLGAGVICAFTFPVLYRHHQAQIDQYVSLVRNHLSHLRARIQAKLPSAKVKPQ